The Lolium rigidum isolate FL_2022 chromosome 1, APGP_CSIRO_Lrig_0.1, whole genome shotgun sequence region TGTCGGTGTCGTTGCCGCTGGGGTAGTATCTCGCTCTGTTTGGACCCCCCACGGTGTCCTGCACCGTTAGCTTCTCGACCTCCTTCGCCACATGGGCGACGATCGCCAGCTGCGCCTTGGGCGTCGGCCCACGCTTAGCTCCAAGAGCAGCGACGTTGCGCCATGgagtgtccatttggatggcacgcCCGTTTTCGCCCACCGACTCGGGCAGGAACCACTTCCTGATGTCCTTGGCgtgcgtggggggggggggcgatgtCCTTGGCGTATCTCCGCTTCCGAGGGTGATTGGCAGGTCGCGGTCATTCTCCCGGTGCCCAATCACCCCGCGAGCGAGAGGCGAACGACGGGAGGCGCTCGTAGAGGACGGTCACAACCACCTCCTCGTCCAAGACTTCATCCTCCAGCGTGATCCTCCTCTGAAGCGCGCGGCCGGTGGGGATGCGGACTCTGGCGCTGGAGTATTTTGTCGCAGATGTCGCTTCTCGCGTCGTTGTCGATGGAGATGTACTCGCCCAGGTCCCTTGCAAGTTTCCTTGCCAGCTGCTTGGACAGGAGATAGAACGGGATACGTGTGAATTGAGCCCAAATAGGCATGGACTCAAACTGTACCGTGTTCGGGTCCTCCCCATCCTTGAGCTTGCGGACGAGCACGACGTCGCCTTGGTAACTCCATGGACCGCCGTGCGTGACATGTTCGTAGTCGCCTTCGATGGAGAACTCCAGCACGAACCTCCTGTCTGCGAGCTGGAGCGACTCCATCATGCCCCTGATCTTCCACGCGTTCTTCATGTAGCTCAGCAGCTGCTTGGAGGTGATGGAGAGTACGGACAGGAAGACGCCTACCGCGAAAAGGCGGACAGGCATCAGACCACGGGCCTTGGCAAAGTTGATGATGATCGGTGCCCGCTCCTTATCAGTGCGGTCGTCCTCCATGATCTGCTTCCCTGCATGGCGTCGCGATGGGCCTGCACCAGTGGCCGCGCTACCTCCCGGGTTGATGTAGGGGGGATTGGTAGCAAACAACTTCAACATCGCGCCTAGTGGTTACAGTCACAGCTTCTGAGACCACCAGCTTGGTCGCGTCGGTGCCTTGGTTCTCCATGGTTGCAGAGGTCTCAGATTTGTGGTAAGGACAGAGTGGCTCGGTGTGTTGATTTCGGATGTAGCAGGCCTCCCGATATAGCTCGTCCTCTAGATCGGGGGCGGAGGCGATGAAGGGTGGTAATCGCAGGTATCAATACCTTTGATATAGTCGTCGCGAAGCCTCGAGCGAAATCGCCTCGCCGATGTCGCCCATGATCGTTGGCATCTCCAGCTCGACGCAATCAACCCGCCGGCAAGCCCTCGCCGGGGATCCCGTCTTAGGCGGCACTCCATTAAGACACATGAGAAATTTAGGGATGGGGGCTCCAGGTAATCAAGAGGCGCGCTTGGAGGGGTGGAGGCAGGGGCAGAGACTGCCGTGGCGAAAGTCGGGGCGGGAACCATGGGGAGGGGGATCCGCGGCGGGGACGGGATCGATTCAGCATCTTTCCTCTCCGTGGATAGGAGATTCTCGAATTTCTTGCGGAGGACAGTGATTGATTTGGATGGATTTTGGGATTGGGCTATGATGCGGTGGATTCCGTGTCTGAATTCGATGGGCAGGAAATTTGGTGGGTCGGTAGCTGATGGATTCTCTAGAGGGGTCAAAGGCAGTGGTGTTCGATCATCTTTGGACGggattccattatctttcgtgataTCGGTAGTTTCTAGGCGGAAATCGCTAGGGAGGGGATCGCCATCGCGGGGTCGGGAGAGACAAACAGACATGGCCGCTCTGGTTGCTTTTCTTTCAGTTACTGTACACAGAGAGTGATATGTTCCCAGTAAACAAATAAGTATGCTATATCCCAACTTCAGCATAAAGCAACCTATAACACATCCGTGCCACTACTTTCATTTCTTCAAAGAAGTCTTGATTCAAATCTTGACTCCACGGTTTCTTTTAAATCGTGAAGGGCACCATAGTAGGCAGAATAAACATCGCAAATGGTTGTAAGGACAGATGGAACAGGATCTCATGACCATACACATGGTCGAGGGCACCTTTTGCCACATGTGACGGCTTTTGTTTTGTTAGTGCTAGCATATAAACAATATTTCACTATCATTTTTGTAATCTTTTTTCATATTTGCCTGTTTTTACACAAATAGCATAATTTCTCGGGTGGAAGAATAATTCATTGATATGATACGCCCCGGACATTACATTGTCAAGCACTCCAACTCCTAACATGTCGACTCAGTCTCAAAACTTGGAGAACCAATCTGAAGTTGGAAATGGTGAATTGCGTCAATCTCAAAACTTGACCTGTCGACTCAGTTTTGCGAATGAGTACTTTGTTTCTTAAAAAAATGTCGGATTATTCCAACTTTAAGAGCCTCAGCCTCTTCATCTGAGCATTTTTTTTAACATCGATTAATGGAACCAATGATGAAGGCATGCATGTCGGGAATAGCATGAGACGCGAAAAACAGCCAACGGCAGGCTCCTAAATTCTGGTCTCGACCCCTCGCAGGAATACCAAGACGAGTAGACGACGTATTGGCTCCTGTAAAGACGCGACGTATTGGCTTCGACATTATTAACCATCTAATTAGTGGATACTTAAACACTGCAAGTCTGCAACAGATCCCAGATTAAGAGGCTATCGACCTCCTCACCTCGCACAAAGAAATGGCGGCCGAATCTTGCAACCCAGACCTCACCGGCGTCGTCGACGACTTCTACTTCTCAGCCCTCGCCCACGCTCGGAACAACACCGACGTCGCTGAAGACGATGAGCTCTTCCCGATATCCGACGAGAAGTACGCCGCCGAGCTCCAGCTCCAggaggtgatcatgtcatccgccATCGCGGCTGCCTCCTCGGCGCGCGCGCTGCTCCCAGCACGTCTCGCTGCCAGCACCAGCAGTAGCGCAGTCCCCTTCATTGTCATAGGTGAGTGCTCGTCTGCCGGTGCCTCTTTCTCTTCGACCTCTAGGCCCAATGCCACCCCCACGGCGGCCTCGGCGCTCGTGTTTTGCAAGATCTGCATGGACGCCGTGCCTCCGTCGGACGCGCACCGCGCCAGCAGCGGCTGCGCGCACGCCTTCTGCACGGCGTGCCTCGGGGGCTACATCGGCGCCAAGATCCAGGATAGGATCGCCGACGTCAAGTGCCCCGAGGAGCGATGTGCCGGCGTCCTCGACCCGGCGCTCTGTCAGGACATGCTCCCACGGGAGGTCTTCGAGCGCTGGGGCGCCGCGCTCTGCGAATCCATGATGCTCGGCGCCAAGAGGACCTACTGTCCGTTCAAGGACTGCTCGGCGATGATGCTGGTGGACGACGCCGACGATGGTAATGTCTCACAGTCGGAGTGCCAGGTGTGCAGGAGGCTGTTCTGTGCCCGGTGCGGCGTGCCGTGGCACGCTGGCGCCGACTGTGCCGCTTACAGGAAGCTCGGCAAGGGTGACAGAGGCAAGGAGGACATGATGCTGCTGGAGATGGCCAAGGGGAAGAAGTGGAAGAGGTGCCCCAAGTGCCAGTTCTTCGTCGAGAAAACCGAAGGCTGCTTACACATTACCTGCAGGTACATAGCTAGTGCTAACATTATTCTTCTGTTTGTTGCATAACTTGCATTGCTTTTGCATAATAATGTTTGTTGCTGAAATTTCTAATGGTTCCTTCTTTCATGCACAGGTGTAAATTCGAGTTCTGCTATGGATGCGGCAACCAGTGGGGCGGGACTCATTCTAGCTGCACCACAGCATGAGAGGAGAACACGAAACGCAAAGACTGACGGAGTGGTGCCTCTGCAAACTTTGCATCTTAGAAACTGAATTTTCTTGGAATGGAGAAATTTTTCCAAGTTCTAAGGAGTTGAAACCCGTTATATGTGGGTTTGAGTTATACTGTACTATTTTCTTGTGATTCGAACAGCGATGTAGTGCTGAACCGTGGTAACATGAAGCTGGATTTCATCGTAGATCCCACTTAAATCTAATGTCCTGATTAATAATGCTTCGTTTTTATTCTGGCATTTTAGACTAAATTATTTTGTTAGCGAAAAAAGTAAATAATTGTGTTCTTATATTCTCATCAAACCCTCTTATATATTACCATGGAAtgtgttagattattaggcaatttccgtgtgagtttaattaccgaaatcaacattacagatgcacaagcatacttaaccatactcatcagactaagcacatgcatcagatctgaacatggaacaagtagcagtgcaaggtaggagaggaaaagcacgtacatcgcgaccgggaaggtcgcaccagcagcaccaccaccaccatgggtattgttgatgtcgcccatggtgtagtcggatctgtcgatgaagcagccgggtcgtcgaagaagaagacgaacagtagcgagcgatcgcgccgagacgctccccaaaaaccttatcgcccgtctcccggtgcaggatctcaacggacggagtttcggaggcctgctctcccggacggctgtgcacgcagacgccgggatggggaagactagagagtagcgcagcaaaaggaacttcgcgagagagatctAAAAGCACTgtttccagatctgatcggtctccttgtatagcttgggaagccgacccgacccgaccgcgttgacacgcgtaggaagccagggacacgcggccagCATGCACATGcaagtcgacacgtacccaacacagttggtgcaccaagcaaaaatttaggcttccttgagtgtgtctcgaactcgaactcgagtcacggaacgcgacgtgcgtgacgagacgaggcgaggcgaggcgaggcgagacggggcgggcggaggaggaggagtgcgtgagggctccttctattctcactcacttggaatgactagaacagcagcccttatataccactccaactctctcccaactagcaatgtgggactaaactttgtcccccaaggctgtcccaagctgccaacgtgatgggccttgagatttcaggaattgtagactatatgggctgccttcctgggctgcagcccatctacattcaacaatcccccaccagatctcatatgcacatcagatgacacattagttccattcactgtttgatatacctgcacttcggtggagactgttaagttgaacttccacttaggcaaggtgctacgcttgactacaactgaacaatggactatgccttgaattgtcagtctttgtgcagcaagtttcgctcaatgccggcacggtactaggctgccatagccttcccctcgggtggagcttataagtcatactcctcggcctttcatgagcttactagagattcacccaaatctcccacactatgaccagtagtgtcactcatataggtgtgttcttcaaagatcgccctgtaggacagcgtcttcgctcattaagagccgctcagaacacattaagacatcgtcaacctgccttacagtagctatgagagaattgcatctgcagcggagtgggagtattaaattttctctcaactcagttactccggtttgttttcccaggtcctacttcacggaatttccgattacataggttgggttaccccctcggcaactcaagtgggtctcaaacccatctccctcgatgctaggtctatcatatttcttgatagtccttttgtgaaaggatctgccagatttttagcactttggacataatccaatgctatcactccggagttcttcagttttctgacagacttcaatctcctcttgatatgtttggaacttttcatattatccttagaacttttcactttgacaatcacagtttgattatcacagttcatgaggatagccggtattggtttttcaaccataggcaagtccatcaagagctcacgaagccattccgcttcgacagtagctgtatctaatgctgtgagttctgcttccatagttgacctcgttaagatggtctgcttgcaagacttccaggaaacagcgccaccaccaagagtgaaaacataaccACTTGTGGatttcattttagcatcagaaatccaattggaatcactatacccttcaagtcctcttggatacccggtataatgaattccataactcatggttccctttagatagcgcatcactctctcaagagcatgccaatgatcatctcccgggttggccacaaaccggctaagtttgcatacggcaaacgagatatcgagcctcgtagcgcaagctaaatacatgagtgaaccaatgatttgagagtatcttaattgatctttagttgccttttcattctttcgaagcaggacactaggatcataaggtgtgagagaagatttgcaatcagcatagccaaatctgctcaacaccttctcaacataatgagattgcacaagagtaatcccattattcccatctctcaataacttggtgttcaatataacatcagcttctccaagatctttcatctcgaaacactgagataagaaggtttttacctcctcaatcactttgagacttgtcccaaaaattagtatgtcatccacatacaagcataggacaactccctcacccccaccatggcggtagtacacacatttgtcggcttcattaacaacaaagcccacgagatgtcaaagttct contains the following coding sequences:
- the LOC124652008 gene encoding E3 ubiquitin-protein ligase RSL1-like; translation: MAAESCNPDLTGVVDDFYFSALAHARNNTDVAEDDELFPISDEKYAAELQLQEVIMSSAIAAASSARALLPARLAASTSSSAVPFIVIGECSSAGASFSSTSRPNATPTAASALVFCKICMDAVPPSDAHRASSGCAHAFCTACLGGYIGAKIQDRIADVKCPEERCAGVLDPALCQDMLPREVFERWGAALCESMMLGAKRTYCPFKDCSAMMLVDDADDGNVSQSECQVCRRLFCARCGVPWHAGADCAAYRKLGKGDRGKEDMMLLEMAKGKKWKRCPKCQFFVEKTEGCLHITCRCKFEFCYGCGNQWGGTHSSCTTA